DNA from Capsicum annuum cultivar UCD-10X-F1 unplaced genomic scaffold, UCD10Xv1.1 ctg71239, whole genome shotgun sequence:
TGATAGCCTCCACCCGTGTTCTAGCTCGTCGGAGAGCTAGATTTGCCTCAATTTTTTGTCTCCTTCCTTCAGCCTTTTTCACATTAGCCTTCGTTATTTCAAGAGTTTGCTGAGCTTCTTGTGTATCAATGTCACTACCCTTCTCCACATCATTTACTAAAATAGTGATCTCATTATTGCCTATTCTAGCAAAACCACCCATCAGAGCCATCGTTAACCATTGGTTGTTAAGGCGTATTCGCAAAATCCCTATATCTACAGCTGTGGCAATAGGGGCGTCATTTGGTAATATGCCAATTTGACCACTATTAGTAGATAACATGATTTCTTCCACTTCTGAATCCCAAACAATTCGATTAGGAGTCAGTACACTAAGATTTAAGGTCATTTCTTCAAATTGCTCTCCATTTCTAAGTTCATAGCCTTCGCGGTAGCTTCATCAATATTACCTACTAAATAAAAGGCCTGTTCAAGAAGCCCATCTAATTCTCTGGAAAGGATCAATTGAATTCCTTGAATTGTTTCTGCTAGACCGACATATTTCCCTATAGAACCGGTAAATACTTCTGCTATGAAAAAGGGTTGTGATAAGAAACGCTCAATTTTTTGCTCTCTTGCTACGAGTAAATGATCCTCTTCAGATAATTCATCCAATCCAAGGATAGCTATAATGTCCTGAAGTTCTTTGTAACGTTGTAAAGTTTACTTAACTCGTTGGGCGTTTTCGTAATGTTCTTCACCAACGATCTGAGGTTGAATCATGTTTGATGTTGAATCTAAAGGATCTACTGCTTGATAAATATCTTTGGCAGCCAATCCTCTTGATAGTACGGTAGCATCTAAATGTGCAAATGTCATAGCAGGAGCAGGGTCGGTCAAATTGTCAGCGGGTACATAAACTGCTTGAATAGAGGCTATGGACCCTTCTTTGGTAGAAGTAATTCTTTCTTATAAAGAGCCCATTTCAGTACTTAGGGTCGGTTGATAACCCAAAGCGGAAGGTATTCTACCCAATAAGGCCGATACTTTGGATCTGCTTGGACGAAATAGAAGATATTATCAATAAATAGAAGTACATCTTGCTCATTAACATCTAGGAAATTTTCTGCCATAGTTAGGGCAGTCAAACCTACTCTCATACGAGCTCCTTGTGGTTCATTCATTTGACCATAAACTAGGGCCACTTTTGATTCTGcaatattttcttcattaatcACTCTAGATTCTTTCATTTCCATGTAAAGATCATTTCCTTCCCGAGTACGTTCACCCACTCCACCAAATATGGATACGCCCCCGTGAACTTTAGTAATATTGTTAATCAATTCCATAATGAGTACTATTTTACCCACTCTAGCTCCCCCAAATAGTCTGATTTTCCATCCACGGCGATAAGGGGCTAAAAGATCTACTGCTTTAATTCCTGTTTCAAATAAAGGTAGGTGCAGATCTATGAATAAGAGATGTTGTACTTGTCTACAGGCCCTAAATTATCAACAGGCTCTCTGAGCACATTAAAAATTTATCCCAGAGTTACCCCCTCGACCAGAACACTTATAGGAGCTCCTGTGTCAATCACTTCCATTCCTCTCGTTAAACCATCTGTAGCACTTATAGCTACAGTTCTAACTCGATTATTTCCTAATAATTGTTGTACCTCACAAGCCCCATTAATTGGTTGACCAATACTATCTCGACCTTGAACTACgagagtgttataaatattcGGCATCTTGCCCGGGGGAAAGGCTACATCTAGTACCGGACCGATGATTTAGATGAGACGCCCCAGGTTTTTTTTTTCAAGCGTGGAAACCCAAGAACCGGAAGTAGTAGGATTGATtctcataataataaaataaataaatatgtccaaatattttttcaaaaattatcgaATTCAAAGTAAATATTCGATAGCACATCGATCGGTTAATTCAATAAAATGGGAATTAGAACTCGATTTTGTTGGCACCATGCAATTGAACCAATCCAATT
Protein-coding regions in this window:
- the LOC124894198 gene encoding ATP synthase epsilon chain, chloroplastic-like; amino-acid sequence: MLSTNSGQIGILPNDAPIATAVDIGILRIRLNNQWLTMALMGGFARIGNNEITILVNDVEKGSDIDTQEAQQTLEITKANVKKAEGRRQKIEANLALRRARTR